A single window of Bordetella genomosp. 11 DNA harbors:
- a CDS encoding MetQ/NlpA family ABC transporter substrate-binding protein, whose translation MPDSYCPPRRRLLRALGASAALCAAPAVRVWAQPAPLRIGVIASVANEATEIAIAQARDEGVNAKLVEFADWVMPNVAVADGSIDANYFQHEPFLDLFNRSRGANLQPIAYGYSTTMGLFSKKVKRGEPMPPGASIGIPSDPVNTGRALLLLQSMGLIRLKAGAAERATLLDVESNPLDLKFVAIEGAQAARAFDDVTASATYTTFARHGGLGEKDGLAFDNGDPSNVRRYAIRWVALPEHAQDQRLLKLISVYQRSPQVKEALRRQYGELIDFPW comes from the coding sequence ATGCCCGATTCATACTGCCCGCCGCGCCGCCGGCTGTTGCGTGCCCTGGGGGCGTCGGCTGCCCTGTGCGCCGCGCCCGCCGTACGGGTGTGGGCGCAGCCCGCGCCGCTGCGCATCGGCGTCATCGCCAGCGTGGCCAACGAAGCGACGGAAATCGCCATCGCCCAGGCCCGCGATGAAGGCGTCAACGCGAAGCTGGTGGAATTCGCCGATTGGGTGATGCCCAATGTGGCCGTCGCCGACGGCTCCATCGATGCCAATTACTTCCAGCACGAACCCTTCCTGGATCTTTTCAACCGCAGCCGCGGCGCCAATCTGCAGCCCATCGCGTACGGTTATTCGACCACCATGGGGCTGTTTTCCAAGAAGGTGAAGCGCGGCGAGCCCATGCCGCCGGGCGCCTCGATAGGGATCCCGTCCGATCCGGTCAATACGGGCCGCGCCCTGTTGCTGTTGCAGTCCATGGGATTGATCCGGCTGAAGGCTGGGGCCGCCGAACGCGCGACGCTGCTGGACGTGGAAAGCAACCCGCTGGACCTGAAATTCGTGGCCATCGAAGGGGCGCAGGCGGCGCGTGCCTTCGACGACGTGACGGCTTCGGCCACCTACACGACCTTCGCCAGGCATGGCGGATTGGGCGAAAAGGATGGGCTGGCGTTCGACAACGGCGACCCCAGCAATGTGCGGCGCTACGCGATACGCTGGGTGGCGCTGCCCGAGCATGCGCAGGACCAGCGGCTGCTGAAATTGATCTCCGTGTACCAGCGTTCGCCGCAGGTCAAGGAGGCGCTGCGGCGCCAGTACGGCGAGCTGATCGATTTTCCCTGGTAG
- a CDS encoding AI-2E family transporter — MSNSNLHYRTFLFLLVAVSIAFGWILWPFYGAVFWGTILAIIFSPLHRRLLARMGKRRNLAALITLLLCVLIAILPMILITGSLVQEGTALYQQIKSGNLNFGVYFERVVNALPPSVHALLDRFDLSDIRSLQQKLSTATVQASQFLATQAFSIGQDTFQFVISFGVMLYLLFFLLRDGAGLSRSISRAIPLSEAYKQHLTRKFTTVIRATIKGNVAVAATQGLLGGLAFWVLGIQGSLLWGVLMAFLSLLPAVGAALIWVPVAVYFLVTGALWQGLGLIAFCVLVIGTVDNIMRPILVGKDTKLPDWLVLISTLGGMALFGLNGFVIGPLIAALFTAVWDLFTLEGDTPAED; from the coding sequence ATGAGCAATTCCAATCTGCACTATCGGACCTTCCTGTTCCTGTTGGTGGCCGTCTCGATCGCCTTCGGCTGGATACTGTGGCCATTCTACGGCGCCGTCTTCTGGGGCACCATCCTGGCGATCATATTTTCGCCGCTGCACCGCCGTCTGCTGGCGCGCATGGGCAAGCGGCGCAACCTGGCCGCGCTGATCACCCTGCTGCTCTGCGTGCTGATCGCCATCCTGCCCATGATCCTGATCACCGGCTCCCTGGTGCAGGAAGGCACGGCGCTCTACCAGCAGATCAAATCCGGCAACCTGAACTTCGGCGTGTACTTCGAACGCGTCGTCAATGCCCTGCCCCCGTCCGTGCACGCCTTGCTGGACCGCTTCGACCTGTCCGACATCCGCAGCCTGCAGCAGAAGCTCAGCACCGCGACCGTGCAGGCCAGCCAGTTCCTGGCCACGCAGGCATTCAGCATCGGCCAGGATACCTTCCAGTTCGTCATCAGCTTCGGCGTGATGCTGTACCTGCTGTTCTTCCTGCTGCGCGACGGCGCGGGCCTGTCGCGCAGCATCAGCCGGGCGATCCCGCTCAGCGAGGCCTACAAGCAGCACCTGACGCGCAAGTTCACGACGGTGATACGCGCCACCATCAAGGGCAACGTGGCGGTGGCCGCCACCCAGGGCCTGCTGGGCGGCCTGGCATTCTGGGTGCTGGGCATACAGGGATCCCTGCTGTGGGGCGTGCTGATGGCCTTCCTGTCGCTGCTCCCCGCCGTGGGAGCGGCGCTGATCTGGGTGCCGGTGGCGGTGTATTTCCTGGTCACCGGCGCGCTATGGCAGGGGCTGGGGCTGATTGCCTTCTGCGTGCTCGTGATCGGCACGGTCGACAACATCATGCGGCCCATCCTGGTCGGCAAGGATACCAAGCTGCCCGACTGGCTGGTCCTGATTTCGACGCTGGGCGGCATGGCGCTGTTCGGCCTGAACGGCTTTGTGATCGGCCCGCTGATCGCCGCGCTGTTTACCGCGGTATGGGACCTGTTCACGCTGGAGGGCGATACGCCGGCGGAAGACTGA
- a CDS encoding transcriptional repressor, with the protein MTDSVDLKGIGLKVTFPRLKILDLFRNSEQRHLSAEDVYRHLMNEGVEMGLATVYRVLTQFEQAGLLKRSQLGGNKAVFELNDGERHHGHLVSTSTGIVEEFVDPEIERRLRQIADDMGYSLTEFTITIFATPK; encoded by the coding sequence ATGACGGATTCCGTCGATCTTAAGGGTATCGGGCTGAAAGTCACATTCCCGCGCCTGAAAATACTGGATCTCTTTCGCAACAGCGAACAGCGCCATCTCAGCGCGGAAGACGTCTATCGCCACCTGATGAACGAAGGCGTTGAAATGGGCCTGGCGACGGTCTATCGCGTGCTGACCCAGTTCGAGCAGGCGGGGTTGCTCAAACGCAGCCAGCTGGGCGGCAACAAGGCCGTTTTCGAGCTGAACGACGGCGAACGGCATCATGGTCATCTGGTCAGTACCTCCACCGGGATCGTCGAGGAATTCGTCGACCCGGAAATCGAACGGCGGCTGCGGCAGATTGCCGACGATATGGGCTATAGCCTGACGGAATTCACGATCACCATATTCGCCACGCCCAAATAA
- a CDS encoding LysR substrate-binding domain-containing protein yields MDFRQLRYFVAVAEELSFSAAARRLHVSQPPLSMQVKSLEDELGATLLHRTKRRVELTEAGTLFLDQARRALQHLERAGDVVRQAMQGEAGEIRIAFTASVPMFDAFPRIVQAFRSSHPSAKADLLHMSTGQQLQALADRSIDVGFLRPSILFCPPPDVRVLTLWGDRLMAALPAGHRLARQDTPVSMAALSGESFILFPRGLGCGLFEHVSVLASRAGFALQIGQEAREGATIVGLVAAGMGISILPETYAKTGIPGVVYRPLDTPDAGSQILLAHRKENDTPLLARFFEVAAASR; encoded by the coding sequence ATGGATTTCCGTCAACTCCGCTACTTTGTCGCGGTGGCAGAGGAACTTAGCTTCAGCGCGGCGGCCCGCCGCCTGCACGTCAGCCAGCCGCCCTTGAGCATGCAGGTGAAATCCCTGGAAGACGAACTGGGCGCGACGCTGTTGCACCGGACCAAACGGCGCGTGGAGCTGACCGAGGCCGGCACCTTGTTCCTGGACCAGGCCAGGCGCGCCTTGCAACACCTGGAGCGGGCCGGCGACGTCGTCCGCCAGGCAATGCAGGGCGAGGCGGGCGAAATCCGCATCGCGTTCACCGCCTCCGTGCCGATGTTCGACGCCTTTCCCCGGATCGTGCAGGCTTTCCGCAGCAGCCATCCCTCCGCCAAGGCGGATCTGCTGCACATGTCCACCGGCCAGCAATTGCAGGCACTGGCGGACCGCAGTATCGACGTGGGCTTCCTGCGTCCGTCCATCCTGTTCTGCCCGCCGCCGGACGTCCGCGTGTTGACGCTATGGGGCGACCGGCTGATGGCCGCGCTGCCGGCGGGCCACCGGCTGGCACGCCAGGACACGCCGGTGTCGATGGCGGCCTTGTCCGGCGAGTCCTTCATCCTGTTCCCGCGCGGCCTGGGCTGCGGCCTGTTCGAGCACGTCAGCGTCCTGGCCAGCCGTGCCGGGTTCGCCTTGCAGATTGGCCAGGAGGCCCGGGAAGGAGCCACCATCGTCGGCCTGGTGGCTGCCGGAATGGGTATTTCCATCCTGCCGGAAACCTACGCCAAAACCGGCATCCCGGGCGTGGTCTACCGCCCGCTGGACACGCCGGATGCCGGCAGCCAGATCCTGCTGGCGCACCGCAAGGAAAACGACACGCCCCTGCTCGCGCGCTTTTTCGAGGTAGCCGCCGCCAGCCGCTGA
- a CDS encoding Bug family tripartite tricarboxylate transporter substrate binding protein — MRADSMLSKFFRRLALATAVAGTAMPAMSHAADFPSKPIKIVVPYAPGGAVDIVTRLVAQKMGETLKQSIIIDNRPGGATNIGMDIVARAPGDGYTLLTASNSLASNAALFTNLNFDPAKDLIPVGAIGYAPLVVVVPSSSPFKTLQDLIAAGKASPDKLTYASAGNGSSGHLASELLKDEGKFNALHVPYKGGAPAITDMLGGRISFMSINPVEAIPHIKGGKMTPLAVLDSKPSALLPGVPTIASLGLPNAAASVWWGLCAPKGTPADVVAKLNDALQKALADTAVQARLSELGAVTTPGTAADFGKFVQDETVKWSRVIKAANIKAD; from the coding sequence ATGCGAGCTGACAGCATGCTGTCCAAATTCTTCCGCCGTCTGGCCCTGGCTACGGCCGTGGCCGGCACCGCGATGCCCGCGATGAGTCATGCGGCTGACTTCCCGTCCAAGCCCATCAAGATTGTCGTGCCCTATGCACCGGGCGGCGCCGTCGATATCGTCACCCGCCTGGTTGCCCAGAAGATGGGCGAAACGCTCAAGCAAAGCATTATCATCGACAACCGCCCCGGCGGGGCAACCAACATCGGCATGGACATCGTGGCGCGCGCGCCGGGCGATGGCTATACGCTGTTGACTGCCTCGAACTCCCTGGCCAGCAATGCCGCCCTGTTCACCAATCTGAACTTCGATCCCGCCAAGGACCTGATTCCCGTGGGTGCGATCGGCTACGCGCCGCTGGTCGTCGTGGTGCCCTCGTCGTCGCCCTTCAAGACCCTGCAGGATCTGATCGCGGCAGGCAAGGCCAGTCCGGACAAACTGACCTACGCGTCGGCCGGCAACGGCAGCTCGGGCCATCTGGCCAGCGAACTGTTGAAGGACGAAGGCAAGTTCAATGCGCTGCATGTTCCCTACAAGGGCGGCGCGCCTGCCATCACCGATATGCTGGGCGGACGCATCAGCTTCATGTCGATCAACCCGGTCGAGGCGATCCCCCACATCAAAGGGGGCAAGATGACCCCGCTGGCCGTGCTGGACAGCAAGCCCTCGGCGCTGTTGCCGGGCGTGCCCACGATCGCGTCGCTGGGCCTGCCCAATGCCGCGGCCTCGGTCTGGTGGGGCCTGTGCGCACCCAAGGGCACGCCGGCCGATGTGGTCGCCAAGCTGAACGACGCCCTGCAAAAGGCCCTGGCCGACACCGCCGTGCAGGCGCGCCTGTCGGAACTGGGCGCCGTCACCACGCCCGGTACCGCCGCGGATTTCGGCAAGTTCGTGCAGGACGAGACCGTGAAGTGGTCGCGCGTGATCAAGGCCGCGAACATCAAGGCTGATTGA